The following are encoded together in the Gordonia insulae genome:
- a CDS encoding (R)-mandelonitrile lyase: MKFTQSGGRTAPGPGEWFTGTVQIDGIRNPDDQSAIGCAHVRFSPGARTAWHHHPKGQTLYVTDGIGLVATRGGGVQEIRPGDVVYIEPGEEHWHGATADRFMAHVAMQEADESGDVVTWLHHVTDAEYQA, translated from the coding sequence ATGAAGTTCACCCAGAGTGGAGGACGGACCGCGCCCGGACCGGGCGAGTGGTTCACCGGCACCGTGCAGATCGACGGCATCCGAAACCCGGACGACCAGTCGGCCATCGGTTGCGCCCATGTGCGCTTCTCGCCGGGGGCGCGCACCGCGTGGCATCACCATCCGAAGGGGCAGACCCTGTACGTCACCGACGGCATCGGACTCGTCGCCACGCGCGGGGGTGGCGTCCAGGAGATCCGACCCGGCGACGTTGTCTACATCGAACCCGGCGAGGAGCACTGGCACGGTGCCACCGCCGACCGCTTCATGGCCCATGTCGCCATGCAGGAGGCCGATGAGAGTGGTGACGTCGTCACCTGGCTCCACCACGTCACCGACGCTGAGTACCAGGCTTGA
- a CDS encoding TetR/AcrR family transcriptional regulator: protein MAKAQPARPLRKDASVNRERLLDAARELFAEKGLGVTLNDIAHHAGVGVGTAYRRFANKEEIIDTLFEERLQAVEAVAREALAEPDPWKALTDYLRRALQMQFGDRGLHQILDDPTLGDDRIADVRVRIAPLIVELVHRAKDAGVVRGDFEPTDVTFMQSAMAPIMDSTRDVAPEVYERYLTFFLDGIRSDDRGFTPLPAAALSSVSTHRAMTVRRRSTSRRGV, encoded by the coding sequence ATGGCCAAGGCACAACCAGCACGTCCGTTACGCAAGGACGCGTCAGTCAACCGCGAAAGGCTGCTGGACGCGGCTCGAGAATTGTTCGCCGAGAAGGGACTCGGCGTCACACTCAACGACATCGCGCACCATGCCGGAGTCGGCGTGGGCACCGCGTACCGACGTTTCGCCAACAAGGAAGAGATCATCGACACCCTCTTCGAAGAACGACTGCAGGCGGTCGAGGCGGTGGCACGTGAAGCACTGGCCGAACCCGACCCGTGGAAGGCACTGACCGACTACCTCCGTCGCGCACTGCAGATGCAGTTCGGCGATCGCGGCCTCCATCAGATCCTCGACGACCCGACTCTCGGCGATGACCGCATCGCCGATGTCCGCGTCCGGATCGCCCCCCTGATCGTCGAGCTCGTGCATCGGGCCAAGGATGCGGGGGTCGTCCGTGGCGATTTCGAACCGACCGATGTCACGTTCATGCAGTCGGCGATGGCGCCGATCATGGACAGCACCCGCGATGTCGCCCCCGAAGTCTACGAGCGATACCTCACCTTTTTTCTCGACGGAATTCGAAGTGACGACCGGGGATTCACGCCGCTACCGGCGGCTGCGCTCAGCTCGGTGTCGACGCATCGTGCAATGACGGTCCGGCGCCGTTCCACATCGCGCCGCGGCGTGTGA
- a CDS encoding HNH endonuclease signature motif containing protein → MAEPTTGADGVGESLSEVPALLTELHSLLDRLGEADLARCSDAELIDVAQATERAINRMTFQGNRQVLDLSDRDVPRAMGFRSLANFMNAHLRISDPGRRRAQLAATGRFRQLNGQTGDPQYSTLAVAFAAGAVGAAHVHKTIEILDALPHRLPHDRKVAAEVTMGELAATHTPAEIGELGQRLLAHLDPDGELTDDADRQRHRNLWLNRQNAQQMSKLTGHLDPETRALVEMLQAVWAQPGMNNPADPQSPRGSIEDADPDQLSAAVERDRRTPAQRNHDALAALLRAVFTDGLLGKSHRGLPVQLIVKADLNDLKREAGLATTATGSLLPIADVIRLAADAQQYLAVFADHTAVPLYLGKAKRLASQGQRLASFARPDGEVCSAPGCDQPATQVEMHHAALDFAEGGLTDIVDLAPACPKHNRMVGHRVGQFTTGVYRDGLHAGRTWWRRNSQPDAPPNPEQINRRPDIAQLYGRHLDQTRARIHPPGTKAEPPPGRNTLQLTETIPPPISVVEARLALLVLAGTP, encoded by the coding sequence ATGGCCGAGCCGACCACAGGTGCCGATGGCGTGGGTGAGTCCTTGTCGGAGGTTCCTGCGCTGCTCACCGAACTGCACTCGCTGCTGGATCGGCTCGGCGAGGCGGATCTGGCTCGTTGCAGCGATGCCGAACTGATTGACGTGGCGCAAGCGACGGAGCGGGCGATCAATCGGATGACGTTTCAGGGCAACCGTCAGGTCCTGGATCTCTCTGATCGGGATGTGCCCCGGGCGATGGGATTTCGGTCCCTGGCCAATTTCATGAACGCCCACCTGCGGATCTCTGATCCCGGACGCCGCAGAGCGCAACTCGCCGCCACCGGCCGGTTCCGGCAGCTCAACGGGCAGACCGGCGACCCGCAGTATTCGACCTTGGCAGTGGCGTTCGCCGCCGGTGCGGTGGGTGCGGCGCACGTGCACAAGACGATCGAGATTCTCGACGCCTTGCCTCATCGCCTGCCGCACGACCGGAAGGTCGCTGCCGAGGTCACCATGGGGGAGCTGGCCGCCACACACACGCCCGCCGAGATCGGCGAACTCGGCCAACGTCTGCTGGCCCATCTGGATCCGGACGGCGAGTTGACCGACGACGCCGATCGTCAACGGCACCGCAACCTGTGGCTGAATCGGCAGAATGCGCAACAGATGTCGAAACTGACCGGACATCTGGACCCGGAAACCCGCGCCCTGGTGGAGATGCTGCAGGCTGTGTGGGCCCAACCCGGCATGAACAATCCCGCGGATCCGCAGTCACCACGTGGGTCGATCGAGGACGCCGACCCCGACCAGCTGTCCGCGGCGGTCGAACGTGACCGCCGGACACCGGCTCAACGCAATCATGATGCATTGGCCGCACTGCTGCGTGCGGTGTTCACCGACGGGTTGCTCGGTAAGTCCCACCGCGGCCTGCCGGTGCAGTTGATCGTCAAGGCCGACCTCAACGACCTCAAGCGTGAGGCCGGGTTGGCCACCACCGCAACAGGTTCGCTGCTGCCGATTGCCGATGTCATCCGCCTGGCCGCCGACGCCCAACAGTATTTGGCTGTCTTCGCCGACCACACCGCGGTGCCGCTGTATCTGGGCAAGGCCAAACGGCTGGCGTCGCAAGGACAACGGTTGGCATCATTTGCCCGCCCGGACGGGGAGGTGTGCTCAGCGCCCGGCTGCGATCAGCCCGCCACTCAGGTGGAGATGCATCACGCCGCACTGGACTTCGCCGAGGGCGGGCTCACCGACATCGTCGATCTGGCCCCTGCCTGCCCGAAACATAACCGGATGGTCGGGCATCGGGTCGGGCAGTTCACGACAGGCGTCTACCGTGACGGTCTCCACGCCGGCCGCACCTGGTGGCGGCGCAACAGCCAACCCGACGCACCGCCGAACCCCGAACAGATCAATCGCCGCCCCGACATCGCACAGCTCTATGGCCGGCACCTCGACCAGACACGCGCACGCATCCATCCACCCGGAACGAAGGCCGAACCGCCACCCGGCCGCAATACGCTGCAGCTCACCGAGACGATCCCACCACCCATCTCGGTAGTCGAAGCACGCCTGGCGCTGCTCGTCCTCGCCGGCACGCCTTGA
- a CDS encoding SDR family oxidoreductase: MSKPVIVVVGAGPGVSGSVARRFAAKGYDVGLLGTDADRLAELDRQVADHGAQTLAEVLDVTDVAAATSEIRSMGQWWNRIDVLHFNPSAFREKDPLELTVEELLEDVALGVGGLLTAVQAARQFMSAGGRVTVTGSMAADKPWNRAASLGVQKAGIRNLVRSIDTTLAPEGIRAVSVTVQGSLGEDGPFTPDRVAEAIWDAAHQDEASWSSEVAYHG; the protein is encoded by the coding sequence ATGAGCAAACCGGTCATCGTCGTGGTGGGAGCAGGTCCGGGCGTCAGCGGTTCGGTCGCTCGGCGATTCGCGGCGAAGGGATACGACGTCGGGCTGCTCGGCACCGATGCGGACCGGTTGGCGGAGTTGGATCGCCAGGTTGCCGACCACGGCGCGCAGACTCTCGCCGAGGTCTTGGACGTCACGGACGTGGCGGCGGCCACGTCAGAAATTCGATCAATGGGGCAGTGGTGGAACCGAATTGACGTCCTTCACTTCAACCCCAGTGCTTTCCGAGAAAAGGATCCGCTCGAACTCACCGTCGAGGAACTGCTCGAGGATGTCGCGCTCGGTGTGGGTGGCCTACTCACTGCGGTGCAGGCCGCGCGGCAGTTCATGTCGGCGGGTGGCCGCGTCACCGTTACCGGGAGCATGGCGGCGGACAAGCCGTGGAATCGTGCAGCGTCGCTGGGCGTGCAGAAGGCCGGGATCCGGAATCTTGTCCGTAGTATCGACACGACTCTCGCGCCGGAGGGCATCCGCGCCGTGTCAGTGACGGTGCAGGGCTCACTCGGCGAAGACGGTCCCTTCACTCCCGATCGGGTGGCCGAGGCGATCTGGGATGCCGCACACCAGGACGAGGCGTCATGGTCTTCCGAGGTGGCCTACCACGGGTGA
- a CDS encoding ABC transporter substrate-binding protein yields the protein MRFASSRSRRRYATACLGAVVVIAGATACTEDSSSEGGSSSAAAESAVAAAPSGTFAGNQASGTPVKVGLINPEGGPAISLPEDRETAEAVVKYANENLAGIGGRPIELVECKSKEDPASATACANQMVEAGVVGVVVTNTAQGDVMVPILTGAKIPYTSYQGAGQTELTAPDYSYSWTGGFPAVLSGMAKYTAGSGMKDVTLYVTDSAAAINGAKAMGVPAFQAAGINLNVVAIPLGNPDASPQVSAGLKNNPQAVGIVGDPTMCTSVLKALGTVGTDAEKMVIGPCLDPSVMEAASAELNGSKVFNTAFGSGTDPESLTYQAIMAKYAPSVSPDGTAVTAYQSMLGFVRTAGTVKGDVTAASVNSAIRAAANVPLPVGDGLAMSCNGKAVPGLPMACSAGALVGTVDNGQITDVKQLN from the coding sequence ATGCGTTTCGCGTCATCCCGCTCGCGTCGCCGCTATGCGACAGCGTGCCTCGGCGCCGTGGTCGTCATCGCCGGCGCCACGGCATGTACCGAGGATTCTTCCAGTGAGGGCGGCTCATCGTCGGCAGCCGCCGAGAGCGCGGTCGCGGCTGCACCCAGCGGTACATTTGCCGGCAATCAGGCCAGCGGGACACCGGTCAAGGTGGGGCTGATCAACCCCGAAGGCGGCCCGGCGATCTCGTTGCCCGAGGATCGAGAAACGGCCGAGGCCGTGGTCAAGTACGCCAACGAGAATCTCGCAGGCATCGGCGGTCGACCGATCGAACTTGTGGAATGCAAATCCAAGGAAGACCCGGCGTCTGCAACTGCGTGCGCAAACCAGATGGTCGAGGCGGGTGTGGTGGGCGTCGTGGTGACCAACACCGCCCAAGGCGACGTGATGGTACCCATCCTCACCGGCGCCAAGATCCCCTACACCTCGTACCAGGGCGCAGGACAGACCGAGCTGACGGCTCCGGATTACTCCTACTCATGGACAGGCGGCTTTCCCGCGGTTCTGAGCGGGATGGCCAAGTACACGGCGGGTAGCGGCATGAAGGACGTGACGCTCTACGTAACCGACTCCGCAGCCGCCATCAACGGCGCGAAGGCCATGGGTGTTCCGGCATTCCAGGCGGCCGGCATCAACTTGAACGTCGTTGCCATCCCCCTCGGGAATCCTGATGCCTCACCGCAGGTGTCCGCCGGCCTCAAGAACAACCCGCAGGCCGTGGGCATCGTCGGCGATCCGACGATGTGCACCTCCGTGCTCAAGGCTCTCGGCACCGTCGGCACGGACGCGGAGAAGATGGTGATCGGACCATGCCTCGATCCGAGCGTCATGGAGGCCGCCAGCGCAGAGCTGAACGGCTCCAAGGTGTTCAACACCGCCTTCGGCTCCGGAACCGATCCGGAATCGTTGACTTATCAGGCGATCATGGCCAAGTACGCACCCTCGGTCTCACCCGACGGAACCGCGGTGACCGCTTACCAGTCGATGCTCGGCTTCGTCCGCACCGCCGGAACTGTCAAGGGTGACGTCACTGCAGCGTCGGTGAACAGTGCCATCCGTGCCGCCGCGAATGTTCCACTGCCGGTCGGCGATGGGCTGGCGATGAGCTGCAACGGCAAGGCCGTCCCCGGCCTGCCCATGGCATGTAGCGCAGGCGCCCTGGTGGGCACCGTCGACAACGGCCAGATCACCGACGTCAAGCAGCTGAACTGA
- a CDS encoding branched-chain amino acid ABC transporter permease/ATP-binding protein gives MSDHLAFLILGLGAGAVFAALGMSLVVTFRSSGVVNFATGALALYIAYTFAFLRKGELLVPIPGFPQTITLSSQPLTFVSAAAISLVIAAAVGLILYLLVFRWLRTSSPVAKAVASIGVMLVVQLVLAMRVGTSPVSVEPILSQEIYTVSGVRIPADRVWFALIIIVLALALGALIKYTRFGLATRAVAETERGAIVSGLSPNRVAAINWALSVVVAGVSGILIAPIVPLVPLSYTLFIVPALAAAMVGGFTKVGPTVAAGLIIGMVQGELIYLQNTIDWFPAGGVAELTTLVLILVLLVVRRNQLPQRGTLSSLSLGRAPRPRNLVTPTIIAVTIGLVALFATSGGTRGAVITTIVLAIIGLSQVVVTGFAGQVSLAQLTLAGTSAFVVSRLTTVLGVPFPFAPILAALVATVIGVVIGLPALRLRGLPVAVLTLAMAVTLEAFWFRNTDFNGGAAGAPVENPTMFGLDFGIGSGDSYPRITFGILCLVVAVFVGLGVAFLRRSRLGASMLAVRANERSAAASGIAVNRVKIIAFAIGSFIAGLGGALMAYQQNVASAASYSALAGIALFATAYLAGISSIGGGVLSGVIGVGGILYFALDKWVNLGDYFAVITGVLLIVSVIVNPDGIVGPVHALITRIRHRPNGSVDLDLSVDPTSISEAPALGTEVLSAEAVGMRYGGVIALEDVSFSVRSGEILGLIGPNGAGKTTLIDALSGFANSTGSVVLDGERLDGLAPHERSRRGLGRTFQGIELYDDLTVRENVLVGTEAAKHRGEDDPDLERLFEILHLTPVADRMVAELSQGQRQLVSIARALAGRPKALMLDEPAAGLDSSESMWLGQRLRAVRGAGTTVVMVDHDMGLVLDLCDRIVVLDLGRVIAIGTPDEIKQNPEVIRAYLGSSAPPEEAALEEPALAQAQEVTA, from the coding sequence GTGTCTGACCATCTCGCCTTCCTGATCCTCGGCCTCGGTGCCGGTGCGGTGTTCGCTGCGCTGGGTATGTCCCTGGTGGTGACCTTCCGAAGTTCTGGGGTCGTCAATTTCGCCACGGGTGCGCTCGCTCTCTATATCGCCTACACATTCGCCTTCTTACGCAAGGGGGAACTCCTTGTCCCCATTCCCGGTTTCCCGCAGACCATCACGCTCTCGTCCCAGCCGCTGACGTTTGTCTCCGCCGCGGCCATTTCCCTGGTGATCGCAGCTGCCGTCGGTCTCATCCTCTATCTACTGGTCTTTCGTTGGTTGCGCACGTCGTCACCAGTGGCCAAGGCTGTCGCGAGCATCGGAGTGATGCTCGTCGTGCAGCTCGTACTCGCCATGCGGGTCGGTACCAGTCCGGTCTCGGTCGAACCCATTCTGTCGCAGGAGATCTACACGGTCTCCGGTGTCCGCATCCCGGCCGACCGGGTCTGGTTCGCGCTCATCATCATCGTGCTCGCGCTCGCCCTGGGCGCGCTGATCAAATACACGCGGTTCGGGCTGGCCACCCGGGCGGTCGCCGAAACCGAACGTGGAGCGATTGTCTCGGGCCTCTCGCCGAATCGTGTCGCGGCCATCAACTGGGCTCTGAGCGTCGTCGTCGCCGGCGTCAGTGGCATCCTGATCGCGCCGATCGTTCCGTTGGTGCCGCTGTCATACACACTGTTCATCGTCCCAGCGCTCGCCGCTGCAATGGTCGGCGGCTTCACGAAGGTTGGGCCGACCGTCGCGGCGGGACTGATCATCGGCATGGTCCAGGGTGAGCTGATCTACCTGCAGAACACCATCGACTGGTTCCCGGCAGGCGGCGTCGCGGAGCTGACCACGCTCGTGCTGATCCTGGTGTTGCTCGTCGTCCGACGCAATCAACTCCCTCAGCGCGGGACCCTCTCCTCCTTGTCGCTGGGACGTGCACCACGGCCGCGGAACCTTGTGACGCCAACGATAATTGCAGTCACGATCGGGCTCGTCGCGTTGTTCGCCACGAGTGGAGGCACTCGCGGCGCGGTCATCACCACCATCGTGCTGGCGATCATCGGACTCTCCCAGGTGGTGGTGACCGGATTCGCCGGCCAGGTGTCTCTCGCACAGTTGACCCTCGCGGGCACCTCGGCCTTCGTCGTGAGTCGCCTGACCACGGTCCTCGGCGTGCCGTTTCCGTTCGCTCCGATACTCGCGGCGCTCGTCGCCACCGTCATCGGAGTCGTGATCGGCCTACCCGCACTCCGACTCCGCGGGCTGCCCGTTGCGGTGCTCACCCTGGCCATGGCGGTCACGTTGGAGGCCTTCTGGTTCCGAAACACCGACTTCAACGGTGGTGCCGCGGGTGCCCCGGTGGAGAACCCCACCATGTTCGGTCTGGACTTCGGCATCGGCAGCGGCGACTCGTATCCCCGCATCACCTTCGGAATCCTCTGCCTCGTGGTGGCCGTATTCGTCGGCCTTGGCGTCGCGTTCCTGCGCCGTAGCAGGCTCGGCGCGTCGATGCTCGCCGTGCGCGCCAACGAGCGGTCTGCCGCGGCATCCGGCATCGCGGTGAACCGGGTCAAGATCATCGCATTCGCGATCGGTTCGTTCATCGCCGGCCTCGGCGGCGCCCTGATGGCCTATCAACAGAATGTCGCGTCGGCGGCCAGCTATTCTGCGCTGGCCGGAATCGCCCTGTTCGCAACCGCGTACCTGGCCGGCATCAGTTCAATCGGTGGCGGGGTTCTCTCCGGCGTCATCGGGGTGGGTGGCATCTTGTACTTTGCGCTCGACAAGTGGGTCAACCTCGGCGACTACTTCGCGGTCATCACCGGTGTGCTCCTGATCGTGTCCGTCATCGTGAACCCGGACGGCATCGTCGGCCCCGTCCACGCGCTGATCACCCGAATTCGCCACCGCCCCAACGGATCGGTCGATCTGGACCTCTCTGTCGACCCGACCTCGATATCCGAAGCTCCCGCTCTCGGCACCGAGGTGCTGTCCGCCGAGGCCGTCGGGATGCGTTATGGCGGCGTGATCGCCCTCGAAGACGTGAGCTTCTCAGTCCGCTCAGGCGAGATCCTGGGTCTGATCGGACCGAACGGGGCGGGCAAGACAACCCTCATCGACGCGCTCAGCGGGTTTGCCAACTCGACTGGATCGGTGGTTCTCGACGGCGAGCGTCTCGACGGACTGGCACCACACGAACGCAGCCGGCGCGGACTCGGACGCACCTTCCAGGGCATCGAACTCTACGACGACCTGACCGTGCGGGAGAACGTGCTCGTCGGCACCGAAGCCGCCAAGCATCGCGGCGAGGACGACCCGGATCTCGAGCGGCTGTTCGAAATCCTGCATTTGACCCCGGTCGCCGACCGGATGGTCGCCGAACTGTCCCAGGGACAACGACAGTTGGTGTCGATCGCTCGCGCGCTGGCCGGACGACCCAAGGCATTGATGCTCGACGAGCCCGCCGCCGGCCTCGACAGTTCGGAGAGCATGTGGCTCGGGCAGCGCCTGCGCGCAGTCCGAGGCGCCGGGACGACAGTGGTCATGGTCGATCACGACATGGGATTGGTGCTCGACCTGTGTGACCGCATCGTCGTCCTCGACCTCGGGCGTGTGATCGCCATCGGCACTCCCGACGAGATCAAGCAGAACCCCGAGGTCATCCGCGCATACCTCGGCAGCAGCGCACCCCCGGAGGAGGCCGCGTTGGAAGAACCCGCCCTCGCCCAGGCCCAGGAGGTCACCGCGTGA
- a CDS encoding ABC transporter ATP-binding protein: MNTTSKTPVLSCSGLSAGYAGAPVIRDVDLSVHRGEILALLGPNGAGKTTTLLALAGLINRADGSITLDGNTLRSEHSRQAAGHGLVLVPDDRALFTTLTTYENLKLAGRKKAKIDGVFDLFPRLRERTSVAAGSLSGGEQQMLAIGRALVQDPTVLLIDELSMGLAPVIVEQLLPVIRQVADDTGTAVILVEQHVRLALQAADRAVVLAHGAEVLSGDAKELLTHPERIEAAYLGGDRVAAE; the protein is encoded by the coding sequence GTGAACACCACATCAAAGACCCCAGTGCTGTCATGTTCAGGACTGTCCGCGGGCTATGCGGGCGCACCGGTCATCCGAGACGTCGACCTGAGTGTTCACCGCGGCGAGATCCTCGCCTTGCTCGGCCCCAACGGTGCAGGCAAGACCACTACCCTGCTGGCGCTGGCCGGCTTGATCAACCGGGCGGACGGGTCGATCACCCTGGACGGCAACACATTACGGTCGGAGCACTCTCGCCAGGCCGCCGGTCACGGGCTCGTCCTGGTGCCCGACGATCGTGCGCTGTTCACCACCCTCACCACTTACGAGAACCTGAAACTCGCCGGCCGCAAGAAGGCAAAGATCGACGGGGTGTTCGATCTGTTCCCTCGTCTGCGCGAACGGACCTCGGTAGCCGCCGGCTCGCTGTCGGGCGGCGAACAGCAGATGCTCGCCATCGGGCGCGCGCTGGTCCAGGACCCCACGGTGCTGCTCATCGACGAACTCAGCATGGGTCTGGCGCCGGTCATCGTCGAACAACTCCTGCCGGTGATCCGTCAGGTCGCCGACGACACCGGAACAGCGGTGATTCTCGTGGAGCAGCATGTCCGACTCGCCCTGCAGGCCGCCGACCGCGCCGTTGTGCTCGCCCACGGCGCCGAGGTCCTCTCCGGCGATGCCAAGGAGCTGCTGACGCATCCGGAGCGGATCGAGGCGGCCTATCTCGGCGGCGACAGGGTTGCCGCCGAGTAG
- a CDS encoding enoyl-CoA hydratase, which produces MTTEAETDGGQSLFVDRRGGVTVLTLNRPARRNALDRALRRALRKEFATAEADDDVRVIVVTGAGSAFSSGVDLSEALTGPATAPEGATPTQVMRSLSKPVIAAVNGPCFTGGLELAVSCSFIIASEEAVFADTHTSIGLIDGWGGSAMLPRIVGLPMATQIMLTGNPIDAQTALRIGLANEVVPADRLMARTLEIAESIAAAHPEATRRLLRLLNDGAGSSTAHALGLEAEAAATWRPNGAEIRRRFSTRTQKPDQT; this is translated from the coding sequence ATGACTACCGAAGCAGAGACCGACGGCGGGCAGTCGTTGTTCGTGGATCGTCGCGGCGGCGTCACCGTCCTGACGTTGAACCGCCCTGCCCGACGCAACGCACTCGACAGGGCCTTGCGCCGTGCACTCAGGAAGGAGTTCGCCACCGCTGAAGCCGACGACGATGTGCGGGTCATTGTCGTCACGGGCGCGGGAAGTGCATTCTCTTCAGGCGTGGATCTGTCGGAGGCGTTGACCGGGCCTGCGACGGCCCCGGAAGGTGCGACACCTACACAGGTGATGCGATCGCTGTCGAAGCCGGTGATCGCAGCTGTCAACGGTCCATGCTTCACCGGTGGGCTCGAGCTCGCGGTCAGCTGTTCGTTCATCATCGCCTCCGAGGAGGCCGTGTTCGCCGACACGCACACGTCGATCGGTCTGATCGATGGATGGGGCGGCAGTGCGATGCTGCCGCGAATTGTCGGACTGCCGATGGCCACCCAGATCATGCTCACCGGGAACCCCATCGACGCGCAGACGGCGTTGCGTATCGGGCTCGCCAATGAAGTCGTGCCGGCCGATCGGCTCATGGCGCGAACCCTTGAGATCGCAGAATCCATCGCGGCCGCTCACCCCGAGGCGACACGTCGACTGCTCCGGTTACTCAACGACGGCGCCGGAAGCTCGACTGCGCACGCCCTCGGTCTCGAGGCCGAGGCAGCGGCGACCTGGCGGCCGAACGGCGCGGAGATCCGTCGTCGGTTCTCCACGCGAACGCAGAAGCCGGATCAGACGTAG
- a CDS encoding acyl-CoA synthetase: protein MHLTALAAELGSKPAVIMGESGQSISYAELERASNRIAHVLTDLGLRPGDHIAILMENRLDVFPVAWAAQRSGLFYTPVNWHLTVAEAAYIVDNCEATVLISSSELAALADECARSASREVTRLTVGEDLEELASVAPDIPIAHELEGCYMFYSSGTTGRPKGILPELTGDAFGTGYAIDHMMGTAFGLGRDTIYLSPGPLYHAAPLGWSMGAIRNGGTAVVMERYDAERSLALIEQYGVTAAQFVPTMFVRLLKLPDEVRRSHDVGSLRIMIHAGAPCPVEIKRQMIDWLGPILVEFYAGSEGTGFFMVDSKAWLERPGTVGKALLGVVHICDDDGNELPVGEVGQVWFGDVRRFEYHGDPDKTAGAWNDRGWNTLGDLGHVDADGYLYLSDRRTDLILSGGVNVYPREIEDVLILHPAVADVAVIGLADDEFGQRVHAFVLPSDETLPGPDLEETLATYAREHLAGFKVPRGWTFLDEFPRLPSGKILRRKLPVS, encoded by the coding sequence ATGCACCTCACCGCGCTCGCTGCCGAGCTCGGAAGCAAACCTGCTGTGATCATGGGTGAATCGGGCCAGTCGATCAGCTATGCGGAACTCGAGCGCGCGTCGAACCGGATCGCGCACGTGTTGACCGACCTCGGATTGCGGCCGGGGGACCACATCGCGATCCTGATGGAGAATCGTCTGGACGTTTTTCCGGTGGCGTGGGCTGCGCAACGCTCAGGGCTCTTCTACACCCCGGTCAACTGGCATCTCACCGTCGCCGAGGCGGCATACATCGTCGACAACTGCGAGGCGACGGTGCTCATCTCATCGTCCGAACTCGCAGCGCTCGCCGATGAATGCGCGCGATCGGCTTCGCGCGAGGTGACCAGGCTGACCGTCGGTGAGGATCTCGAGGAACTGGCATCCGTGGCTCCGGACATCCCGATCGCGCATGAGCTGGAGGGCTGCTACATGTTCTACAGCTCCGGCACCACGGGCCGTCCCAAGGGGATACTCCCCGAGTTGACCGGTGATGCGTTCGGAACCGGATACGCGATCGACCACATGATGGGTACCGCATTCGGTCTCGGCCGCGACACCATATACCTCAGCCCGGGTCCGCTCTATCATGCGGCGCCGTTGGGGTGGTCCATGGGGGCCATCCGCAACGGCGGTACAGCAGTCGTGATGGAGCGGTACGATGCGGAACGCTCGCTCGCCCTGATCGAGCAGTATGGTGTGACCGCAGCACAATTCGTACCCACCATGTTCGTTCGGCTGCTCAAGCTCCCCGACGAGGTGCGCCGATCCCACGACGTCGGCTCGCTGCGCATCATGATCCACGCCGGTGCGCCATGTCCCGTCGAGATCAAACGGCAGATGATCGATTGGCTCGGGCCGATTCTCGTCGAGTTCTACGCAGGCAGTGAGGGAACCGGATTCTTCATGGTCGACTCGAAGGCCTGGCTCGAACGGCCCGGTACGGTCGGAAAGGCTCTGCTCGGAGTTGTGCACATCTGCGACGACGACGGAAACGAACTGCCGGTCGGCGAGGTCGGGCAGGTCTGGTTCGGTGACGTCCGCCGGTTCGAATACCACGGTGATCCCGACAAGACCGCTGGTGCGTGGAATGACCGTGGCTGGAACACCCTCGGAGATCTCGGTCATGTCGACGCCGACGGCTATCTGTACCTGTCCGACCGGCGAACCGATCTGATCCTGTCCGGTGGCGTCAACGTCTATCCACGCGAGATCGAGGACGTACTCATCCTGCACCCGGCAGTTGCCGACGTCGCCGTCATCGGCCTGGCCGACGACGAGTTCGGCCAGCGCGTGCACGCGTTCGTATTGCCCAGCGACGAGACACTTCCCGGACCGGATCTCGAGGAAACGCTCGCCACATACGCACGCGAGCACCTCGCGGGCTTCAAGGTTCCCCGCGGGTGGACTTTCCTCGACGAGTTTCCGCGGCTGCCCAGTGGAAAGATCCTCCGCCGTAAGCTGCCGGTGAGCTGA